AAAACTGAAGAATTCCTTTGCTTTTTCAATATCATTATATTCTGGGAAATTAAAAATATTGGTAGTGCCTCCCAGATATATATCAGAACGATCTATAGCTGCAATGGTATCAGAAATATGATCCAGAATGGGCATGAGCATCTCTTCATTAGAACGCATCTCTTTTCTAATTTCCTGAATTTTTTGCAAATTAATTTGCTCTATCGTTAAACCTGCTAATTTATCATTTAAAATAGCAGTAAGCTTATTTAAAAAATCAACACCAACCCCATTTGAAATCTTAATAGTCTGATTCTTAACAACTCCGGTATTCGTAATGATAACCAGCAATGCACTAAAAGAATCTATTGGTATAAGCTGTAAATGCTTAATTGAACTTCTTTTCATCTGAGGTGTTGAGACAACAGTGGTATACTGAGTAAGCTTGGAAATTACATAAGATGCCTGCTGAATAACCTGGTTCAGTTCCTGGATCTTTAATTCCATAGCATGTTGAATTTTTTGAATTTCAGACACTGTAAGTTGATATTTTTTCATAAGCTGGTCTACATATAATCTATATCCTAAATCAGAAGGTACTCTACCTGCTGAGGTATGCGGTTGCTCAAGATATCCCATCTCCTCAAGGTCTGCCATCTCATTGCGGATTGTAGCAGAACTAAGACCTAACTCATGCTTTTTTGCAATAGTACGAGATCCAACCGGTTCAGCAGTACTAATGTAGTCATCGATAATTGCTTGAAGTATTTTTCTTTTTCTTTCTCCTAATTCCACTATAATCACCTCAACTTTGTTAGCACTCTAATGCAATGAGTGCTAAAATCTATTTTTAAAATATCACTTGTGTTTTCCTTTGTCAAGAGTATTTTTTATTTTCATCCTAAATAAATTCTACAAAAATTTGATTGGACACATCTAATCCCCGCCTGGTCAACCTGTATTTGTCGCCTTGCTGTTCCACTAAGCCTAATCGGACAAATTTATTTAACTGGTTTCCAAATACAGAATTCAAGTCTATATTGAACCGTTCCAAAAATTCTTGTGCACTAATCCCCTCTAATAATCGAAGACCAAGAAACATGTATTCAGACATCTTATCTTCAATGTTTAATTGTATTTTTTCCGCTATAGGAAAATTATTTTGTCCTGTCTGTTTAATATATTCCTGCGGAGAATTTATGTTAGAATATCGCTCTCCATTGAGGTAAGAGTGTGCACCGGCACCTATGCCTATATATTCTTTAGCTTTCCAGTATATCAAGTTATGCCTGCATTCGAAACCCTTTTTTGCAAAGTTTGATATTTCATAATGATTATAGCTGTGATGAGTTAACATCTGTACTGCTTTATCATACATACTCCGGTCTGTTTCTTCATCGGGTAGGTGAAGCCTGTTATTGTGATAATCATCATAAAATTTTGTACCCTCTTCTATTTTAAGCGCATAACAGGAAACATGCTCCGGGCCTAATTGTATTACATTATTCAGGGTAACTTGCCATTGCTCCAGGTCCTGTCCAGGCAAGGAAAACATTAAATCGATATTAATGTTATGAAATCCCTCCTGCCTGGCAGTATAATAATTCTCTAAAAACTGATTTTTGGAATGTATCCGCCCAAGTGCTTTTAATTGCATATCATCCCACGACTGCAAACCTATACTTAAACGGTTTACACCGCACTGTTTCAATACCCTTAACTTTTTCCTGGAAAGGGTTCCGGGGTTGGACTCTATAGACACTTCACAATTAGCATTAATTTTAAACGTATCAAAGCAATTCCTTAATATATTTTCCAATTGTGTTTCTTCCAGGCATGTAGGAGTACCTCCGCCTATATAAACGGTATCTACTATAATATTATCCAGCTTATCTTTATAAAGATACATTTCTTTGATAAGACAATCTACATAATCGCCTTTTACATATTCAAGTCCTGAATAGGAATTAAAATCACAATAATAACATTTTTGAATACAAAAAGGGATATGAATATATAATCCTAATCTTTTCATAATTTTTCCCACGACATTAGTCAAATTCTATATCTATATATTTACTGATAATGATTTTACATGGCAGATAAAGTCAATAAGTTCACAGTTCACGGTTCACAGCAAAAGCTATTAAATCGTTTATTACTGTTAACTGTTAACTGTTAACTGTTAACTGTGAACTGTGAACCATATATAATATCTTAGTCTAACTTTAATACTGACATAAATGCTTCCTGAGGGACTTCAACCGTACCTACCTGCCTCATTCTCTTCTTTCCTTCCTTTTGCTTTTCCAGCAGTTTCTTCTTCCTGGTGATATCCCCGCCATAACATTTTGCCAGCACATCTTTACGCAATGCTTTTACCGTTTCCCGTGCAATTACTTTATTGCCTATAGCAGCCTGTATAGGTATTTCGAAAAGCTGCCTTGGGATGGATTCCTTTAGTTTTTCCGCAATTCTTCTGCCCCTGGTGTATGCTTTTTCACTGTGCACAATAAAAGATAATGCGTCTACTACCTCACCATTTAACAGTATATCCAATTTTACAAGGTCAGATTTTTTATATCCCAGCAATTCATAATCAAAAGAAGCATAACCTTTTGTCCTGGATTTTAAAGCATCAAAAAAGTCATAGATAATCTCATTTAACGGAAGCTCATAGGTTAGTACGGCCCTGCCCTCGTCAATATAACTCATATCTTTATAAATTCCCCGGCGTTCCTGGCATAATTCCATAATATTACCTACATATTCAGTAGGTACCATAATAGAGGCTTTTACTATGGGCTCTTCCATATAATCAATTTCAGTTGGAGGAGGAAGGTTGGTAGGATTATCTACATTAATTATTTCTCCATTTTTCTTAATTACTTTATAGATTACACTGGGCGCCGTAGTGACAAGGTCGAGGTTGTACTCCCTCTCTAACCGTTCCTGGATAATCTCCATATGCAAAAGTCCCAGGAACCCACACCGGAAACCAAATCCCAACGCTATAGATGTCTCAGCTTCAAAAGTGAGGGAAGCATCGTTTAATTGGAGTTTTTCAAGGGCATCCCGCAAATCATCATACCTTGCTCCATCTGCCGGATAAATTCCGCAAAACACCATGGAATTAACCTTTTTATATCCAGGCAAAGGTTCAGCGGCAGGATTTTGTACTGTGGTTATGGTATCTCCCACTCTTGTATCTTTTACGTTTTTAATACTGGCTGCAATAAATCCTACCTCTCCTGCTAAAAGCTCGTTAGAATTATGCAATCCATTTGGCTTAAGATAACCTACCTCCGTCACCTCAAACTCTTTACCGGTAGCCATCATCCTTATCTTTGTTCCCGGGGATATACGGCCTTCTTTTATCCTTACATATGCGATGACCCCTTTATAGCTGTCATAATAGGAATCAAAGATTAGTGCCCTTAAAGGCGCGTCTTCCGCTCCCCGCGGTGCCGGGATTTTTTTTACGATTTGTTCCAGAACATCATCGATTCCTATACCTTGCTTGGCTGAAATCAAAGGAGCATCCTCTGCAACAATCCCTATGATATCCTCTATCTCCTTTTTTACAAAGTCAGGACGGGCACTGGGCAAATCAATCTTATTGATTACAGGGACAATTTCCAGGTCATGGTCCAATGCCAGATAAGTATTGGCCAGCGTCTGGGCTTCTATTCCCTGCGCGGCATCTACTACTAAAATTGCTCCTTCACAGGCGGCCAAACTTCTTGAAACCTCATAATTAAAATCCACATGCCCCGGTGTATCAATCAGATTGAGTATATACTCTTCTCCATCCTGAGCTTTGTATACTAATCTAACTGCACGAGCCTTGATAGTGATTCCTCTTTCCCTTTCCAGTTCCATGTTGTCCAGTACCTGTTCTTCCATTTCTCTTTCAGTAAGAACCCCGGTCCTCTCAAGCAATCTATCCGCTAAAGTTGATTTACCATGATCTATATGAGCTATAATTGAAAAATTTCTGATTTTATCTTGTCTATTATCAGCCATGAGTAGAAAATTCCTCCTTTAAACGATAACAAAAATCTCAATTTAGTCCAGTATATCCGAAAATATATTTCAATGCAATATTATAGCATATCAGCATTATTTTTGTCAGTAACAACCTTAATTACCACAGCTTTAAAAATTAAATTAAAAAGCTGTTAAACAACAAAAAAGGTGCATTATAGCACCTATTGAGTGTTTGTGACTGCCTTTGTACAATCATTTAATCCTGACACGAATTTTTCAACTCTTTTGTAAGAATTATCAACCCATATGGATAAACTTTTAAAATCTTTTTTTAAATAGCTAAGATTAACCTCCATTGGATAATTCATAAAATTTAATATATATATTGAATCAGCTGTTTTTACCAAACTGACGATTTTTAATTCATCCTCTACTCCCAACATTGAATTAACAGCATGGTCAACTGTTACTAATCCAACAACTAATATTGCAAGGCTAGCAAGAATTGCAAGAAACAACAAGCGTTTATTCCGTCTTCTCCGCCTGTACAATTCCAGCCTGTTCATATGTGCACCTCCAAAAATTTGTCCTTGGTCATATTTTTCCCTTTATGGCATATGTAATACAATAGTAGTTATGGTAACACAGGAATTTATTACCCAAAATTAAGTCACTTGATTTCTCTAATCACTTCAGCAACAGTTTTAGCTATATATTTGCTGCTGGCAAGTGCCTCCTCTAAAGTATTACCATTGCTTCCGACTTCTATAATGATAGAACCTGTTGTTGTATGCTGGTTATACCTGTATGGTGCTAAGTTAATCGGCCTTGCTAATCCAGGATATAGTTTTTGAAATTTGTCCTGTAATCTTAATGCAAACTTAAGATTTTCTTTCCAATTAGGATGTTTTAATCCTCCCTGGTCTGTCCCTACTACCAACATCACCTGCGCAACTTTTTGTTTCTCAACCTCAGCCGTTACTTTCAGTTTTTTACCATCCGGGAAAATTAATGCATCTCTATGAATATCCAACACAATCTTTATTGAAGGATTTTTCTTCAGTTGAGACTCTATCGTTTCCAGTGCCTTTCTATAAGAACCGTTATAGGAAGGATAATCATGGACCGTTTTATCATGAATTACCGATATACCGGCAGCTTTAAGATTTTTAGCTATTTCTTCGCCCACCCTTACAATATTATACCTGGAATTCTCTGTCCGGTCAGGATCGCTTGGAGTATAGTTATTTTGTTTTGTTGGAGTAAATGCTTCTGAGGTGTGTGTATGTATAATCAGTACATGCGGACCCTTGCCCGATATTTTCATTTTTAAATCTTCTTTCAACAATTCCGAAATATCAATTTTTTGATTTGCTTCATTCTTTACATATATACCATCTGAAAATTCATATCCCTTTTTATCAGGAGAACTGATATTTACATCAGTAATATTCCTTCCTTCTTCTTCTCCCTTGTCCTCACTGTCAGAAGTATCTGCCGTGGATGGAATGTCATCATTCTTTTCTTTAGGATTAGGTGCTTGCGCCGGTTCAAGTACTTCTTTTTTCGATGGCAAATTAAAAAAAGAGCTCTCATTACTGGTAAATGCCGCAGCAATAATCTGGGGTTCATGTTTCTTCATCATTAAAATTTGACCACTGATAATGGTTATAGGATTTTTAATGTCAAAGCCTGTAACAAACTCTGTAAACCATCTTATATCTCTATCATCAGTAATAATGCTTTTTTCTTTGTCACAGGTTACTTTAATAATAGGCAATACGTTATTAATATGCGATTTCAGAAAGTCTCCCTCTACTAACTTTGAGGATTTTATTTCTTTTAGAACCAACTGCTTATTTATATAAAAATTAATTTTATTGGTGATGATCAATGCGTTTGAAAACAAATAGAATGCAATTATCGTTAATATTATAGTAACTGTCAATCTTGTTTTATTTACTGTTCTTATCCTTATCATATTTTTCCCCCGCTTTTGTACACCCATTCAATTAATGATATTCAAAAACAGGGGGGTTTATGAATAAATTTAATGTACGTATCTGTTCACATCTTCAAGTCCTATTCCCTCATGAAGTGCAATGTTTATGCCATTGGCAATTACTTTGGACACATCTTCAATGATTGTATCTACTTCTTTTGGTGTTACCATTAAATTTCCGATATAAGGTGAAAGGATCTCTTGAATAAGGGTGAATTTTTCATTCTTATCCATATTTTTTAGCATCTCATAAAAAGCTGATCCTTGTTCTACCTGCTTTAACATGGAGTCAATCATAAGGTCAATCGTATCATTCGCCATAGTTGCAGCATCTACTACTGTAGGAACACCTATCGCTATAACCGGTACTCCCAGCGTCTGTATTGTTAATCCCATTCTCTTATTTCCTACCCCTGAACCCGGGTTAATTCCGGTATCAGCAATCTGAATGGTAGTACTAATTCTATCCATTCTCCGGGAAGCAAGAGCGTCAATGGCAATCACCAAATCCGGCTTTACTCTATCTACGATACCTCTAATGATTTCTCCTGTTTCTATTCCTGTAAGACCTAATACCCCGGGTGCAATCGCACAGACCGGGCGCACCCCCTCATCTACCTGCTCCGGGATATACTCAAGCAGGTGCCGGGTAACCATTAAACTTGAAACAACTTTCGGGCCCAAAGCGTCAGGAGTAACATTCCAGTTCCCCAACCCTACTACCAGTACCGTAGCTTTTTTATCAATTTTTACTATGTTAAATAACTCTTTTGCAAATACCTTACATACTTCTTCATGTAAATCAGGATCATTTTCTCTTAATCTCGGTACCTCAATGGTAATGTAGTTGCCCATTGGTTTGCCCATGGCTTCCACACCGTCTAAAGATGTAATCTTCACTCTTGTTACCGAAATATCTTTGCTGCCTTCAGTTACTACCTCTACACCAGGAACCTCTGACTCCTGTTGAGCATTTTGCTTATACATCTCCCTAGCTTCCAAAGCAAGATCTGTTCGAATACTATACATGTCAACTGCCTCCAATATTCATATAATAAATCATTATTAAATTTTGCTAATGATTCATTTTTTATACTTAAATAGTCCTTGCTTTTTTTATACTTTCATGTTAAAATAAGCTTTGTGAATTTAGAGTACTGGAGGTGAGTATATTGCCTAATATTAAATCAGCTATGAAAAGAGTTAAGGTTATTAAAGTGAAAACTTTAAGAAACCAAATGATTAAATCTGCTTTAAAGACTTATATCAAGAAATTTGAGAATTCAGTTGTTGAAGGAGATATAGAAAAGGCAAATGCAGCTTTTAAAATGGCTGTTAAAAAAATAGACCAGGCTGTTGCAAAGGGTACTCTACATAAGAATACCGCAGCCAGAAAAAAATCTCAACTTTCACGTAAACTTAAATCATTGAGCGCATAAAAAAACGTACTTTCGTAAGTACGTTTTTTTATACCATTTTTCTGTTAGATCCGCATTTTACCATAAACATATGGAGAGCTACCCATTCATTCATCTTACTGCTTTTTATATCACTATCCGCTTTCAAACATTCTTGTATCATGCTGTGGAGATATTGGACAGAAAAATTCTGAGCATGTTTAATGTATTTCTTTACTGCAAAATGCGGAATGTGAACCCTATTTGCAATACTTTCAGCGGTTGCACCTTCTTTTAATAAAAGCTTTACTTTTAATATGTCATAAAAATGCTTTGATAATAAGGATATTATTTTTACGGCCGGTTCTTTCAAGGTTATCATATCATTTAAAAGTTCAAAGGCAAGTTGAGTGTTATTATCCATAATTGCATCAATCATATTAAAAACTTTGCTCTCTACCGACTTAGTACACACTGCCTCAATATCCTGCCTGCGTATCGTCTCCCTGTTGCCACAATAATGCACCAGCTTATCTATCTCGTTTTTAATGCTTGTCATTCCGACATCGCAGTGCTCCAGCAAATAATAGATATCTTCTTTTTCAATTTTCTTTTTATATGAAGTAATTACCCGGTTTACCCAGTTAACCAGGTCCACAGTCTTTTGATATTTAAAATCCAAAATCAATCCTTGCTTTTTTACCAGGTTAAACAGCTTACTTCTCTGGTCTATTTCTTTTTCATAGAACACAAGGCAAATATAGGATGGCATATCTTTCAGATAGGTTTCCCAAAATTCTTTTTCCTGGGCTTTCGGAGATTTAAAAATTCCACTATCTTTTATGACCACCATTTTATATTCTGACATTACCGGTAGGGATTCAATCCCGTCCTGCACCTGCTGTAAATCAATATTTTTCCCTTCATAAAAACAAAAATTAAAGTCCTCAAAAGATTTATCCACGATTTTACTTTTCAACTGGTTGTAATAATACTCCTTTAAGAAGTCTTCTTCACCAAAAAACAGATATATATTTGAAAATACTCCATCTTTCAATTGTTTTTTTAATATATCTACACTCAATATTTATTCACCTTCTTTAAAGACCTTTATATTCTTTATTACTTTACCATCTGTTATAAACGTAACAGTGCCATTTATATCTGTCCGGTATATACTTATCTTGTTATTTTCCAGGCGCTCCAATACTTGCCTGGATGGATGCCCAAAATTATTTCTTCCTACAGATATGACAGCATATTCAGGAGAAACCTGTCTTAAAAATTTTTCCGTTGAAGAAGTATCCGAACCATGATGCGGCACTTTTAGCACATTCGCAGTAAGCAATCCACCACATTCTGCAATATACCCTTCTGCCTCTTTTTCAATATCTCCTGTCAAAAGGAAAGAAACACTGCCATATTGTAATTTCAAAATAAGGGATTTATTATTTTCATTTAATAGCGGATTCTTTACCTGATTCATCCCAGGTCCTAATACCTCCACAACCACCTTGTTATCTATCTTGAGCTTATCACCTTTGGATAAATAGTATATTGGAACCAGCCGATGATTAGCATTTTCAACCAAATTCTTTTTTAATTGATTTTCTTCTTCGCGTAAAGGCAGCATCAAAGTTTTTATTAACATATTTTCAAGCATGGTGAGTATTCCTTCCGCATGGTCATCGTGATAATGGGAAACAACAGCCACATCTATACTCATGACTCCTCTTTTTAATAAATACGGAATAACGATGTTTTCCCCTACATTATAATCATTTCTACCTTCGCTGCCTCCACCATCAACCAGTATCGTCTTACCACCCGGACATCTTAAAAAGATACAATCTCCCTGCCCCACATTGACAAAGGTAACTTCCAGGTTATTCTTTTGCCAAAACTGAACTACTACCGAGGAAATAAATACAACTATCAATAGAAAAAATACAGATCTAAATTGAAATATATTTTTTGTTCCTTGTAATAAATTATACAGCATAAATAAAATAAGTAAATAAGCAATAACAAAGAAAAGATCCGGACTGGGGACTGCAAGCGTGGCAAAGGGTAGATTTGCAAACAAGCTTGAACTAAACAAGATGAACTTTAATAGGACGTAACTGAATCCTGCAATAATATAGCCAGCAACTGCATTTATACTACCTAAAACATATAATATTACCCCTGATATGAGTACAATGGACGTAAAGGGTACTACGATAAGATTGCTGACAATGGAAATAAGTGAAACACCGTTAAAATGATATGCAACAATAATTACTGTACCTATCTGGGCGGCTATTGATGCAGCTGCAACTTCTCTTATCCACTTAGGAAGTACACCCAATTTCGAATAGATAGGTTTGTAAAATAGAAACAGTGATAATGTAGCACAAAAGGATAACTGAAAACCAATATCAAATAAAATGATGGGGTTATATAATAAAATCGCCAGTGCCGAAAAGAACAATGAAGTATATGCATCAGCTTCCCTATTCACCAAATACGATAATAAAAAAATAATAGCCATAATACTTGCTCTTAATACCGAAGGTGTGCACCCTGTTATGAAAATAAACAGTATTATAAAAATTATACTGATTACTTTGCTCAAATATTTATTAATATTAAACAAGCCCAGTAAATATGTAATTCCTGTTAAAAGGATAGCTACATGCATTCCTGAAACTGCTACAAGATGAGAAAGCCCGCTTCTTGAAAAGTTTTCTGTCATCTTTTCTGAAAAACCGGTACGATCACCTATTATAATACCTTTAAGTAAAGCCGCTTCGTTTTCAGGCAAAAATTTATTGACCGTTCGAGTAATAGATTGCCGTGAACGGTAAACAAATTCTTCTATAATATTAGTCCTCATAAGAACACCTATTTTTTTAATCTGATATGGTGCGGCATAAGAAACAGCATGTATCCCTTTTGCAT
This portion of the Petroclostridium xylanilyticum genome encodes:
- the lepA gene encoding translation elongation factor 4, with amino-acid sequence MADNRQDKIRNFSIIAHIDHGKSTLADRLLERTGVLTEREMEEQVLDNMELERERGITIKARAVRLVYKAQDGEEYILNLIDTPGHVDFNYEVSRSLAACEGAILVVDAAQGIEAQTLANTYLALDHDLEIVPVINKIDLPSARPDFVKKEIEDIIGIVAEDAPLISAKQGIGIDDVLEQIVKKIPAPRGAEDAPLRALIFDSYYDSYKGVIAYVRIKEGRISPGTKIRMMATGKEFEVTEVGYLKPNGLHNSNELLAGEVGFIAASIKNVKDTRVGDTITTVQNPAAEPLPGYKKVNSMVFCGIYPADGARYDDLRDALEKLQLNDASLTFEAETSIALGFGFRCGFLGLLHMEIIQERLEREYNLDLVTTAPSVIYKVIKKNGEIINVDNPTNLPPPTEIDYMEEPIVKASIMVPTEYVGNIMELCQERRGIYKDMSYIDEGRAVLTYELPLNEIIYDFFDALKSRTKGYASFDYELLGYKKSDLVKLDILLNGEVVDALSFIVHSEKAYTRGRRIAEKLKESIPRQLFEIPIQAAIGNKVIARETVKALRKDVLAKCYGGDITRKKKLLEKQKEGKKRMRQVGTVEVPQEAFMSVLKLD
- the holA gene encoding DNA polymerase III subunit delta, whose protein sequence is MSVDILKKQLKDGVFSNIYLFFGEEDFLKEYYYNQLKSKIVDKSFEDFNFCFYEGKNIDLQQVQDGIESLPVMSEYKMVVIKDSGIFKSPKAQEKEFWETYLKDMPSYICLVFYEKEIDQRSKLFNLVKKQGLILDFKYQKTVDLVNWVNRVITSYKKKIEKEDIYYLLEHCDVGMTSIKNEIDKLVHYCGNRETIRRQDIEAVCTKSVESKVFNMIDAIMDNNTQLAFELLNDMITLKEPAVKIISLLSKHFYDILKVKLLLKEGATAESIANRVHIPHFAVKKYIKHAQNFSVQYLHSMIQECLKADSDIKSSKMNEWVALHMFMVKCGSNRKMV
- the hrcA gene encoding heat-inducible transcriptional repressor HrcA, with product MELGERKRKILQAIIDDYISTAEPVGSRTIAKKHELGLSSATIRNEMADLEEMGYLEQPHTSAGRVPSDLGYRLYVDQLMKKYQLTVSEIQKIQHAMELKIQELNQVIQQASYVISKLTQYTTVVSTPQMKRSSIKHLQLIPIDSFSALLVIITNTGVVKNQTIKISNGVGVDFLNKLTAILNDKLAGLTIEQINLQKIQEIRKEMRSNEEMLMPILDHISDTIAAIDRSDIYLGGTTNIFNFPEYNDIEKAKEFFSFIEQKKNLHKLLSSTYNGNKINIMIGRENEFSEMKECSLVTSTYSIGDKVVGVIGIIGPTRMEYAKTISSLEYLTENFNRILMKLFYEGKSD
- a CDS encoding DNA internalization-related competence protein ComEC/Rec2, with the translated sequence MLKRLLCWAAASYITGVFSAQYISIEQSIVLVFIALLICIVKIIISRNTVNLFPAMLFVCMLAVGTIQFKIASNTNLKPIAQFVDKPVTFTCQVIEQPVVKKERIEYTVRISRVHFNNNWYSIHTKVKLICLGNNKTPIYQYGDILQVRNELHIPPQPFNEGGFNYNYYLNAKGIHAVSYAAPYQIKKIGVLMRTNIIEEFVYRSRQSITRTVNKFLPENEAALLKGIIIGDRTGFSEKMTENFSRSGLSHLVAVSGMHVAILLTGITYLLGLFNINKYLSKVISIIFIILFIFITGCTPSVLRASIMAIIFLLSYLVNREADAYTSLFFSALAILLYNPIILFDIGFQLSFCATLSLFLFYKPIYSKLGVLPKWIREVAAASIAAQIGTVIIVAYHFNGVSLISIVSNLIVVPFTSIVLISGVILYVLGSINAVAGYIIAGFSYVLLKFILFSSSLFANLPFATLAVPSPDLFFVIAYLLILFMLYNLLQGTKNIFQFRSVFFLLIVVFISSVVVQFWQKNNLEVTFVNVGQGDCIFLRCPGGKTILVDGGGSEGRNDYNVGENIVIPYLLKRGVMSIDVAVVSHYHDDHAEGILTMLENMLIKTLMLPLREEENQLKKNLVENANHRLVPIYYLSKGDKLKIDNKVVVEVLGPGMNQVKNPLLNENNKSLILKLQYGSVSFLLTGDIEKEAEGYIAECGGLLTANVLKVPHHGSDTSSTEKFLRQVSPEYAVISVGRNNFGHPSRQVLERLENNKISIYRTDINGTVTFITDGKVIKNIKVFKEGE
- the rpsT gene encoding 30S ribosomal protein S20; the encoded protein is MPNIKSAMKRVKVIKVKTLRNQMIKSALKTYIKKFENSVVEGDIEKANAAFKMAVKKIDQAVAKGTLHKNTAARKKSQLSRKLKSLSA
- the hemW gene encoding radical SAM family heme chaperone HemW is translated as MKRLGLYIHIPFCIQKCYYCDFNSYSGLEYVKGDYVDCLIKEMYLYKDKLDNIIVDTVYIGGGTPTCLEETQLENILRNCFDTFKINANCEVSIESNPGTLSRKKLRVLKQCGVNRLSIGLQSWDDMQLKALGRIHSKNQFLENYYTARQEGFHNINIDLMFSLPGQDLEQWQVTLNNVIQLGPEHVSCYALKIEEGTKFYDDYHNNRLHLPDEETDRSMYDKAVQMLTHHSYNHYEISNFAKKGFECRHNLIYWKAKEYIGIGAGAHSYLNGERYSNINSPQEYIKQTGQNNFPIAEKIQLNIEDKMSEYMFLGLRLLEGISAQEFLERFNIDLNSVFGNQLNKFVRLGLVEQQGDKYRLTRRGLDVSNQIFVEFI
- the gpr gene encoding GPR endopeptidase; the protein is MYSIRTDLALEAREMYKQNAQQESEVPGVEVVTEGSKDISVTRVKITSLDGVEAMGKPMGNYITIEVPRLRENDPDLHEEVCKVFAKELFNIVKIDKKATVLVVGLGNWNVTPDALGPKVVSSLMVTRHLLEYIPEQVDEGVRPVCAIAPGVLGLTGIETGEIIRGIVDRVKPDLVIAIDALASRRMDRISTTIQIADTGINPGSGVGNKRMGLTIQTLGVPVIAIGVPTVVDAATMANDTIDLMIDSMLKQVEQGSAFYEMLKNMDKNEKFTLIQEILSPYIGNLMVTPKEVDTIIEDVSKVIANGINIALHEGIGLEDVNRYVH
- the spoIIP gene encoding stage II sporulation protein P; amino-acid sequence: MIRIRTVNKTRLTVTIILTIIAFYLFSNALIITNKINFYINKQLVLKEIKSSKLVEGDFLKSHINNVLPIIKVTCDKEKSIITDDRDIRWFTEFVTGFDIKNPITIISGQILMMKKHEPQIIAAAFTSNESSFFNLPSKKEVLEPAQAPNPKEKNDDIPSTADTSDSEDKGEEEGRNITDVNISSPDKKGYEFSDGIYVKNEANQKIDISELLKEDLKMKISGKGPHVLIIHTHTSEAFTPTKQNNYTPSDPDRTENSRYNIVRVGEEIAKNLKAAGISVIHDKTVHDYPSYNGSYRKALETIESQLKKNPSIKIVLDIHRDALIFPDGKKLKVTAEVEKQKVAQVMLVVGTDQGGLKHPNWKENLKFALRLQDKFQKLYPGLARPINLAPYRYNQHTTTGSIIIEVGSNGNTLEEALASSKYIAKTVAEVIREIK